One region of Microbacterium sufflavum genomic DNA includes:
- a CDS encoding epoxide hydrolase family protein produces the protein MNTTTLAFRPFSVDVFDAEVADLRDRLARTRLPRTAPVDDWDAGTPNHFLREALTAWREFDWAAAQERLNAHPQFTTEIDGQTIRFLHIRSRHENATPLLLAHTYPGSSVDYLDLIDRLTDPEAHGGRAEEAFHLVIPDAPGYGFSQPLASAGWTVAKVAAAYDRLMRGLGYDSYGIHGSDNGAMVARELGLLAPEGFLGLHVLQLFSFPSGDPAEFEKLEPQDYAGLEHMQWFQSVGGYNAMNASRPQTVAVGLSDSPVGLLAYSELFTSFGNGTSLVPLESILLEVSVNWFANAASGMSRSYLENARAEAEPQVNHARTGVAVFADDFQTIRVFAERDNDNIVHWSRFDEGGHFAALERPDLLAADLRVFFADPR, from the coding sequence ATGAACACCACGACCCTCGCCTTCCGCCCCTTCTCCGTCGACGTCTTCGACGCCGAGGTCGCCGACCTCCGCGACCGCCTCGCCCGCACGCGCCTGCCCCGCACCGCGCCCGTCGACGACTGGGACGCCGGCACCCCGAACCACTTCCTGCGCGAGGCGCTGACCGCGTGGCGGGAGTTCGACTGGGCTGCCGCGCAGGAGCGGCTCAACGCCCACCCGCAGTTCACCACCGAGATCGACGGCCAGACGATCCGCTTCCTCCACATCCGCTCGCGGCACGAGAACGCGACCCCGCTGCTGCTCGCACATACCTACCCTGGTTCCTCCGTCGACTACCTCGACCTCATCGACCGGCTCACCGACCCCGAGGCGCACGGCGGTCGCGCGGAGGAGGCGTTCCACCTCGTGATCCCGGATGCCCCCGGCTACGGTTTCTCGCAGCCGCTCGCCTCCGCCGGGTGGACGGTGGCGAAGGTCGCCGCCGCGTACGACCGGCTCATGCGCGGCCTCGGCTACGACAGCTACGGCATCCACGGCTCCGACAACGGCGCGATGGTCGCGCGCGAGCTCGGGCTGCTGGCGCCGGAGGGCTTCCTCGGGCTGCACGTGCTGCAGCTGTTCTCGTTCCCGTCGGGCGACCCCGCGGAGTTCGAGAAGCTCGAGCCGCAGGACTACGCGGGATTGGAGCACATGCAGTGGTTCCAGTCGGTGGGCGGCTACAACGCGATGAACGCCTCCCGTCCGCAGACCGTCGCGGTGGGCCTGAGCGATTCCCCGGTCGGGCTCCTCGCCTACAGTGAGCTGTTCACCTCCTTCGGCAACGGCACCTCGCTCGTGCCGCTGGAGAGCATCCTGCTGGAGGTGAGCGTGAACTGGTTCGCGAACGCCGCCTCGGGCATGAGCCGCAGCTACCTGGAGAACGCGCGCGCCGAGGCCGAGCCGCAGGTCAACCACGCGCGGACCGGGGTCGCGGTGTTCGCGGACGACTTCCAGACCATCCGGGTCTTCGCCGAGCGCGACAACGACAACATCGTGCACTGGAGCCGTTTCGACGAGGGCGGGCACTTCGCCGCGCTGGAGCGCCCCGATCTGCTCGCCGCCGACCTCCGGGTCTTCTTCGCCGACCCGCGCTGA
- a CDS encoding helix-turn-helix transcriptional regulator produces the protein MADPTARLLALLALLQTGSERSGSELAQRLRVSPRTVRHDVERLRELGYPVDARRGSTGGYRLGAGGKLPPLLLDDEEAVAVTVGLRAAAGIAGIADSGARALAKLEQVLPSHLRPTVDALRTSVDRAPENNDTDAPDPEVDAAVLRAVAGAIRDQEWLRFDYDGRPVLVEPYRLLTWVRRWYLVARDPQTSEWGTYRVDWMEPRMPTRRRFDPQPLPGGDYTAFAMRTIAVSGWQVHARLRIDAPAEAVLDRIHAAVGVVEPVDEEHCILVTGADSLDTIAAYIGMLMMDFTVESPPELLPRLQLLSERYARAVAGS, from the coding sequence ATGGCGGACCCGACCGCACGGCTCCTGGCGCTGCTCGCCCTGCTGCAGACGGGTTCGGAGCGATCCGGCAGCGAGCTCGCGCAGCGGCTCCGCGTCTCACCCCGCACCGTGCGCCACGACGTCGAGCGCCTCCGCGAACTCGGATACCCGGTCGACGCCCGTCGCGGCTCCACCGGCGGCTACCGGCTCGGGGCGGGCGGCAAGCTCCCCCCGCTGCTGCTCGACGACGAGGAGGCGGTGGCGGTGACCGTCGGCCTGCGCGCCGCCGCCGGCATCGCGGGCATCGCCGACTCCGGCGCGAGAGCGCTCGCCAAGCTCGAACAGGTCCTCCCCTCGCACCTGCGCCCCACCGTCGACGCACTGCGCACGAGCGTCGACCGCGCGCCGGAGAACAACGACACCGACGCGCCAGACCCGGAGGTCGACGCTGCCGTGCTGCGGGCCGTCGCGGGAGCGATCCGCGACCAGGAGTGGCTGCGCTTCGACTACGACGGCCGCCCAGTGCTGGTCGAGCCGTACCGCCTGCTCACCTGGGTGCGACGCTGGTACCTCGTGGCCCGCGACCCGCAGACGAGCGAATGGGGCACGTACCGCGTGGACTGGATGGAGCCGCGGATGCCGACCCGCCGCCGCTTCGACCCGCAGCCGTTGCCCGGGGGCGACTACACCGCGTTCGCCATGCGCACCATCGCCGTGAGCGGCTGGCAGGTGCACGCGCGACTGCGCATCGACGCGCCCGCCGAGGCCGTGCTCGACCGCATCCACGCCGCGGTCGGCGTGGTCGAGCCGGTCGACGAGGAACACTGCATCCTCGTCACCGGCGCCGACAGCCTCGACACGATCGCCGCCTACATCGGGATGCTGATGATGGACTTCACGGTCGAGTCGCCGCCCGAACTGCTGCCCCGACTCCAGCTGCTGTCGGAGCGGTATGCCAGGGCCGTCGCGGGCTCCTGA
- a CDS encoding glycine--tRNA ligase gives MAEQSRLDKVIALARHRGFVFQAGEIYGGSRSAWDYGPLGTELKENIRRQWWQTFVRGRGDMVGLDSSIILPKRVWEASGHVATFTDPLVECLQCHKRFRADNLIEDFEARKGRKAENGLADIPCPNCGTKGQYTEPKAFSGLVKTYLGVVDDESGLYYLRPETAQGIFVNFSNVLTASRKKPPFGIGQVGKAFRNEITPGNFIFRTREFEQMEIEFFTPPAEAPQWFDHWVEACWNWFIDLGIDPENMRQFDVPEEDRAHYSAGTIDVEYRFGFAGKEWGELMGVANRTDYDLSSHSEASGQSLTYFDQATGERYTPYVIEPSFGLTRAMMAFLVDAYVEEQVPNAKGGTDTRTVLKLDPRLAPVKAAVLPLSRNENLSPLAREVADTLRGSWAVDFDDAGAIGRRYRRQDEIGTPFCVTVDFDSLDDRAVTVRDRDTMAQERVPIDGLHAYLAERLRGA, from the coding sequence GTGGCCGAACAGTCCCGTCTTGACAAGGTCATCGCCCTCGCCCGCCACCGCGGGTTCGTGTTCCAGGCGGGTGAGATCTACGGCGGTTCCCGGTCGGCCTGGGACTACGGACCCCTCGGCACCGAGCTCAAGGAGAACATCCGTCGCCAGTGGTGGCAGACGTTCGTGCGCGGCCGTGGCGACATGGTCGGCCTCGACTCCAGCATCATCCTGCCCAAGCGCGTGTGGGAGGCGTCGGGTCACGTCGCCACCTTCACCGACCCGCTGGTGGAGTGCCTGCAGTGCCACAAGCGCTTCCGCGCCGACAACCTGATCGAGGACTTCGAGGCGCGCAAGGGCCGCAAGGCCGAGAACGGTCTCGCCGACATCCCGTGCCCGAACTGCGGCACCAAGGGCCAGTACACCGAGCCCAAGGCGTTCTCCGGTCTGGTGAAGACGTACCTCGGCGTGGTCGATGACGAGTCCGGCCTGTACTACCTGCGTCCCGAGACCGCGCAGGGCATCTTCGTCAACTTCTCCAACGTGCTCACCGCGAGCCGCAAGAAGCCGCCGTTCGGCATCGGCCAGGTCGGCAAGGCGTTCCGCAACGAGATCACCCCCGGCAACTTCATCTTCCGTACGCGCGAGTTCGAGCAGATGGAGATCGAGTTCTTCACGCCGCCCGCCGAGGCCCCGCAGTGGTTCGACCACTGGGTCGAGGCGTGCTGGAACTGGTTCATCGACCTCGGCATCGACCCGGAGAACATGCGGCAGTTCGACGTGCCCGAGGAGGACCGCGCGCACTACTCCGCCGGCACGATCGACGTGGAGTACCGCTTCGGTTTCGCGGGCAAGGAGTGGGGCGAGCTCATGGGCGTCGCCAACCGCACCGACTACGACCTCTCCAGTCACAGCGAGGCGTCCGGCCAGAGCCTGACCTACTTCGACCAGGCGACGGGCGAGCGCTACACGCCGTACGTGATCGAGCCGTCGTTCGGCCTCACGCGAGCCATGATGGCGTTCCTCGTCGACGCGTATGTGGAGGAGCAGGTGCCCAACGCCAAGGGCGGCACCGACACCCGCACGGTGCTCAAGCTCGACCCGCGTCTGGCTCCCGTCAAGGCCGCGGTGCTGCCGCTCAGCCGCAACGAGAACCTGTCGCCGCTCGCGCGCGAGGTTGCCGACACCCTGCGCGGCTCGTGGGCCGTGGACTTCGACGACGCCGGCGCGATCGGTCGCCGCTACCGTCGTCAGGACGAGATCGGCACCCCGTTCTGCGTGACGGTCGACTTCGACTCGCTCGACGACCGGGCTGTCACGGTGCGCGACCGCGACACGATGGCGCAGGAGCGGGTGCCGATCGACGGCCTGCACGCGTACCTCGCGGAGCGCCTGCGCGGGGCCTGA
- a CDS encoding peptide MFS transporter, whose translation MSTTERQPASRDEDTRFFGQPWPLVHVFGVEMWERFSFYGMQGILLIYLYHSVTQGGLGLPEATAGGILGAYGGSVYLATILGAWLADRLFGSERVLFVSAMVIVAGHLALALLPGFVGVGVGLVLVALGSGGLKANATAVVGTLYAPDDVRRDAGFSLFYLGINLGAFLGPILTGLLQSTLGFHWGFGLAALGMTLGLVQYAFGRRGLPDTAREVPNPLPRSRYPLVGIIAGGAVLVIAVCVLTGLIHADNLALIVIIGTIVAAIAYFAVILSSHRIDATERSRVWSFVPLFLTSVAFWSLYQQQFTVLTVYSDKRLDRNLFGWEMPVSWVQSINPVFIIILSGVFAAIWTKLGTRQPSTPVKFGLAAIIMGAAFLLFLPFSGGGENSTPLLAIVGILFVFTVAELLLSPVGLSASTKLAPAVFHTQMVALFFLSVALGTAIAGWLVQFYDPENEVPFFSILGGIAILVGVGMLLSVKPVLRLMRGVR comes from the coding sequence ATGAGCACCACCGAGCGACAGCCCGCTTCCCGCGACGAGGACACCCGCTTCTTCGGGCAGCCCTGGCCCCTCGTGCACGTCTTCGGCGTCGAGATGTGGGAGCGCTTCAGCTTCTATGGCATGCAGGGCATCCTGCTCATCTACCTCTACCACTCGGTCACGCAGGGCGGTCTCGGTCTGCCCGAGGCCACGGCCGGCGGGATCCTCGGCGCGTACGGCGGCTCGGTCTACCTCGCGACGATCCTCGGCGCCTGGCTCGCCGACCGGCTGTTCGGCTCGGAGCGCGTGCTGTTCGTGAGCGCGATGGTGATCGTCGCCGGGCACCTCGCGCTCGCCCTGCTGCCGGGCTTCGTGGGCGTCGGGGTCGGACTCGTGCTCGTGGCGCTCGGCTCCGGCGGCCTCAAGGCCAACGCGACCGCGGTCGTCGGCACCCTCTACGCCCCGGACGACGTGCGCCGCGACGCCGGGTTCTCGCTGTTCTATCTGGGCATCAACCTCGGCGCCTTCCTCGGGCCGATCCTCACCGGTCTGCTCCAGTCCACGCTCGGGTTCCACTGGGGCTTCGGACTCGCCGCGCTCGGGATGACGCTCGGCCTCGTGCAGTACGCGTTCGGACGGCGCGGGCTCCCGGACACGGCGCGCGAGGTGCCCAACCCGCTGCCCCGCTCGCGCTACCCGCTGGTGGGGATCATCGCGGGCGGCGCCGTGCTCGTCATCGCCGTGTGCGTGCTCACCGGGCTGATCCACGCCGACAACCTCGCACTCATCGTGATCATCGGCACGATCGTCGCGGCGATCGCCTACTTCGCGGTCATCCTGTCCAGCCACCGCATCGACGCCACCGAGCGCTCGCGCGTCTGGAGCTTCGTCCCGCTGTTCCTCACCAGCGTGGCGTTCTGGTCGTTGTACCAGCAGCAGTTCACCGTGCTGACCGTCTACTCCGACAAGCGCCTGGACCGGAACCTGTTCGGGTGGGAGATGCCGGTGTCGTGGGTGCAGTCCATCAACCCGGTGTTCATCATCATCCTGTCGGGCGTCTTCGCCGCGATCTGGACCAAGCTCGGCACCCGGCAGCCGTCGACGCCGGTGAAGTTCGGGCTCGCCGCCATCATCATGGGCGCGGCGTTCCTGCTGTTCCTGCCGTTCTCCGGGGGCGGCGAGAACTCCACGCCGCTGCTGGCGATCGTCGGCATCCTCTTCGTGTTCACGGTCGCCGAGCTGCTGCTGTCCCCCGTCGGGCTCTCCGCCTCGACCAAGCTCGCCCCCGCGGTGTTCCACACGCAGATGGTGGCGCTGTTCTTCCTGTCGGTGGCGCTGGGCACGGCGATCGCCGGGTGGCTCGTGCAGTTCTACGACCCCGAGAACGAGGTGCCGTTCTTCTCGATCCTCGGCGGGATCGCGATCCTCGTCGGCGTCGGGATGCTGCTGAGCGTGAAGCCGGTGCTGCGCCTCATGCGCGGCGTGCGCTGA
- a CDS encoding GNAT family N-acetyltransferase — MRTIRDLDTVELILDAQGLLDSIRGPQRVVDAGTLRALQQSGNYVVGFFDGEGDEERMVGASIAFFGEPARRAMHSHITALLPEYRGRGWGRELKEHQRQWAFSRDVGRITWVFDPLVARNAHFFFSVLGARATGYSVNRYGIFGGGDAGDESDRLDVEWALADIAKPPADGDVVETLEIPDDIEAMRVSDPAAAHEWRLRLRAQMEGLLGSGLRIAGFESGRGYLFTA, encoded by the coding sequence GTGCGTACCATCCGTGACCTCGACACCGTTGAACTCATCCTCGACGCGCAGGGCCTGCTCGACTCCATCCGGGGTCCGCAGCGCGTGGTCGATGCCGGCACCCTCCGCGCCCTGCAGCAGTCGGGCAACTACGTCGTCGGGTTCTTCGACGGCGAGGGCGATGAGGAGCGCATGGTCGGTGCGTCCATCGCGTTCTTCGGCGAACCGGCCCGCCGGGCGATGCACTCGCACATCACGGCGCTGCTGCCGGAGTACCGCGGCCGCGGCTGGGGTCGCGAGCTGAAGGAGCACCAGCGGCAGTGGGCGTTCTCGCGCGACGTCGGCCGCATCACGTGGGTGTTCGACCCGCTCGTGGCCCGCAACGCGCACTTCTTCTTCTCGGTGCTCGGGGCCCGCGCCACCGGCTACTCCGTGAACCGCTACGGCATCTTCGGCGGCGGTGACGCGGGCGATGAGAGCGACCGGCTCGATGTCGAGTGGGCGCTGGCCGACATCGCCAAGCCCCCGGCCGATGGTGATGTCGTGGAGACCCTGGAGATCCCGGACGACATCGAGGCGATGCGGGTCTCCGACCCGGCGGCCGCGCACGAGTGGCGGCTGCGGCTGCGCGCGCAGATGGAGGGTCTGCTCGGCAGCGGGCTGCGGATCGCCGGTTTCGAGTCGGGGCGCGGCTACCTGTTCACCGCCTGA
- a CDS encoding alpha-hydroxy-acid oxidizing protein, with amino-acid sequence MVTSSVAPDDPAAHRGISRRTQSDIYRAGISGTRPAVPVAPAALEEAARKTLSAEAFAYIAGGAGAEHTVTANRAAFDRWQVWPRPLRDVSERDLGVEFLGTRRTSPLILAPLGVMELAHPDADRAVARAAASLGVPYALSNQASLPMEHVAAAAPSGSRLFQLYWSSSDDLNRSLLARAAASGCEAIVVTLDTHLLGWRTRDLDLAYLPFTRGLGIAQYTSDPVFRELVRQRAAAPKSDASAVKVTPTAVAAALSIARKGAALTEGGRLRDNLRSPLPRAAVETFLDVFSTPALTWDDLAKAREWTTLPIILKGIVHPEDAQRALDAGVDGIWISNHGGRQIDRSVPTLDVLPTIAEQVAGRVPIVFDSGVRGGADVAIALALGATMVALGRPYAYGLGIAGEQGVRQVVRNVLAELDITLGLAGLTAVAQLDRDALRAV; translated from the coding sequence ATGGTCACGAGCAGCGTCGCTCCGGACGATCCCGCCGCCCACCGCGGCATCTCCCGGCGTACCCAGTCCGACATCTATCGCGCCGGGATCAGCGGCACCCGACCGGCCGTCCCGGTCGCCCCGGCCGCGCTGGAGGAGGCGGCGCGGAAGACGCTGAGCGCCGAGGCCTTCGCGTACATCGCCGGGGGTGCGGGAGCGGAGCACACGGTGACGGCGAACCGGGCGGCGTTCGATCGGTGGCAGGTCTGGCCGCGGCCGCTGCGCGACGTCAGCGAACGCGACCTCGGCGTCGAGTTCCTCGGGACACGACGGACGAGCCCGCTGATCCTCGCGCCGCTCGGGGTCATGGAGCTCGCGCACCCCGACGCCGACCGTGCGGTCGCCCGCGCCGCCGCCTCCCTCGGCGTCCCGTACGCGCTGTCGAACCAGGCGTCGCTCCCGATGGAGCATGTGGCGGCCGCGGCGCCGTCCGGGTCACGGCTGTTCCAGCTGTACTGGTCGTCGTCGGACGACCTGAACCGTTCCCTGCTCGCCCGCGCCGCGGCGTCCGGCTGCGAGGCGATCGTCGTCACGCTCGACACGCACCTGCTGGGGTGGCGCACGCGGGACCTCGACCTCGCCTACCTGCCGTTCACCCGCGGCCTGGGCATCGCGCAGTACACCAGCGATCCCGTGTTCCGCGAGCTCGTGCGACAGCGGGCGGCCGCCCCGAAGAGCGACGCCTCCGCGGTGAAGGTCACCCCGACAGCAGTCGCCGCCGCGCTCAGCATCGCCAGGAAGGGCGCGGCCCTCACCGAGGGCGGACGCCTGCGCGACAACCTGCGCTCGCCGTTGCCGCGGGCGGCCGTCGAGACGTTCCTCGACGTGTTCTCCACCCCCGCGCTCACGTGGGACGACCTCGCGAAGGCGCGCGAGTGGACCACGCTGCCGATCATCCTCAAGGGCATCGTGCACCCGGAGGATGCGCAGCGCGCGCTGGACGCGGGCGTGGACGGCATCTGGATCTCCAACCACGGCGGACGCCAGATCGACCGGTCCGTGCCCACCCTCGACGTGCTGCCGACGATCGCGGAGCAGGTGGCCGGGCGGGTGCCGATCGTGTTCGACTCCGGGGTGCGCGGCGGGGCCGACGTCGCGATCGCCCTCGCCCTCGGTGCGACGATGGTCGCGCTCGGTCGGCCGTACGCCTACGGCCTCGGCATCGCGGGTGAGCAGGGGGTGCGGCAGGTGGTGCGGAACGTGCTCGCCGAGCTCGACATCACCCTCGGCCTCGCCGGGCTGACCGCGGTCGCGCAGCTCGACCGCGATGCCCTGCGCGCCGTGTGA